From the genome of Parazoarcus communis, one region includes:
- a CDS encoding beta-ketoacyl-ACP reductase, which yields MSQKIALVTGAMGGLGTAICQSLANGGMKVVANCLPAFPQKDEWLMQQKELGFDFVAAEGDVSDYESCKAMVAKIEAEVGPIDVLVNNAGITRDKFFPKMEKGQWDAVINTNLNSLFNVTHHISPKMAERGWGRIINISSVNGVKGQAGQANYSTAKAGVLGFTKALASELATKGVTVNAIAPGYIGTDMVMAIRDDIRQGIIDTVPMKRLGKPEEIGGLCAYLSSELAGYITGATININGGLHMC from the coding sequence ATGTCTCAGAAAATTGCACTCGTTACGGGCGCTATGGGCGGCCTCGGTACCGCAATTTGCCAATCCCTCGCAAATGGTGGGATGAAGGTTGTCGCCAACTGCCTGCCTGCTTTTCCCCAGAAAGATGAGTGGCTGATGCAGCAGAAGGAGCTGGGCTTCGATTTCGTGGCAGCTGAGGGTGACGTCTCCGACTATGAGTCGTGCAAGGCCATGGTTGCAAAGATCGAGGCTGAAGTGGGTCCGATCGACGTCCTCGTGAACAACGCCGGCATCACCCGCGACAAGTTCTTCCCGAAGATGGAGAAGGGCCAGTGGGATGCGGTGATCAACACCAACCTCAACAGCCTTTTCAACGTCACCCATCACATTTCGCCGAAGATGGCTGAGCGTGGCTGGGGCCGTATCATCAACATCTCCTCGGTTAACGGTGTCAAGGGTCAGGCGGGTCAGGCCAACTACTCCACGGCCAAGGCCGGTGTACTGGGCTTCACCAAGGCTCTGGCGTCCGAGCTGGCAACCAAGGGTGTGACCGTCAACGCGATCGCCCCGGGTTATATCGGCACCGACATGGTCATGGCAATCCGTGACGACATCCGTCAGGGCATCATCGACACCGTGCCGATGAAGCGTCTGGGCAAGCCGGAAGAGATCGGCGGGCTGTGCGCCTACCTGTCGTCCGAGCTGGCCGGGTACATCACCGGCGCGACGATCAATATCAACGGCGGCCTGCACATGTGCTGA
- the rssA gene encoding patatin-like phospholipase RssA — MTAFPMVSHSGRQPVIGLALGSGAARGWAHLGVLRALEEEGIVPQVICGCSIGAFVGAAAAAGELGKLRRWADSLKWKDVIGLLDVSLRSGLIKGEKLIQYFERNFTDRDFTDLPVRFACVATELSSGREIWLHSGSVSEAVRASIALPGLMTPVARDGRLLVDGGLVNPVPVSLCRAMGADIVIAVDLGSDMIGRAWRHTSAEPAPEEETEASWSDRLLSRLGLGGTGLAGNAHGDGGPEESLPSLVSVLNASINIMQVRISRSRLAGEPADVLISPRVGQLGLMDYHRAEEAIAEGEAAVVRAKPLLRYALGRADDAGA, encoded by the coding sequence ATGACGGCGTTTCCGATGGTTTCGCACAGCGGCAGGCAGCCCGTCATTGGCTTGGCGCTGGGCAGTGGCGCGGCGCGGGGCTGGGCGCATCTCGGCGTCCTGCGTGCGCTGGAGGAGGAGGGGATCGTCCCTCAGGTGATCTGCGGCTGCTCGATCGGCGCATTCGTCGGGGCTGCCGCCGCTGCGGGAGAGCTCGGCAAACTCAGGCGCTGGGCCGATTCACTCAAGTGGAAGGATGTGATCGGCCTGCTCGATGTCAGCCTGCGCAGCGGCCTGATCAAGGGCGAGAAGCTGATCCAGTACTTCGAGCGCAATTTCACCGATCGGGACTTCACCGACTTGCCGGTTCGCTTCGCCTGCGTGGCAACCGAGCTGTCCTCCGGGCGTGAGATCTGGCTTCATTCCGGCAGTGTGTCCGAGGCGGTGCGTGCATCGATTGCGCTGCCGGGTCTGATGACACCGGTTGCTCGCGATGGCCGGCTGCTGGTCGATGGCGGTCTGGTGAATCCGGTGCCGGTGTCACTGTGCCGGGCGATGGGCGCGGATATCGTCATCGCGGTCGATCTCGGGTCGGACATGATCGGGCGGGCATGGCGGCACACATCCGCCGAACCCGCACCGGAAGAAGAGACCGAAGCGAGCTGGAGTGACCGTCTGCTGTCCCGGCTGGGGCTTGGGGGCACCGGGCTGGCGGGCAATGCTCATGGCGACGGTGGACCCGAGGAGAGCCTGCCTTCCCTGGTCTCCGTACTCAATGCCAGCATCAATATCATGCAGGTCCGAATTTCGCGCAGCCGTCTTGCCGGCGAGCCGGCCGATGTGCTCATCTCGCCCCGTGTCGGCCAGCTTGGCCTGATGGACTATCACCGTGCCGAGGAGGCGATTGCAGAGGGTGAGGCCGCCGTGGTGCGCGCGAAACCCTTGCTGCGATATGCGTTGGGGCGTGCAGACGACGCTGGCGCCTGA
- the phaR gene encoding polyhydroxyalkanoate synthesis repressor PhaR: MADKSRLIKKYPNRRLYDTRTSSYITLSDVKELVLGNEDFQVVDAKTGDDLTRSILLQIILEEEAGGAPMFTSDLLSHMIRFYGNAMQGMMGKYLENNIKAFTDMQGKLQEQARGIYGENSPISQDLWAQFLNFQGPALQSMMGTYVEQSKKMFQQMQDQVESQTRNMFTGFQFPAYTPPTAEDKAENAEPDVKTRTDK, from the coding sequence ATGGCCGACAAATCGCGCCTGATCAAGAAATACCCGAACCGTCGTCTGTACGACACCCGGACCAGTTCCTACATCACCCTGTCGGACGTGAAGGAGCTCGTGCTAGGAAACGAAGATTTCCAGGTGGTGGACGCCAAAACGGGCGACGACCTGACGCGCAGCATCCTGCTGCAGATCATCCTCGAGGAAGAGGCCGGTGGTGCGCCGATGTTCACCAGCGACCTGCTCTCGCACATGATCCGCTTCTACGGCAATGCGATGCAGGGCATGATGGGCAAGTACCTTGAGAACAACATCAAGGCCTTCACCGACATGCAGGGCAAGCTCCAGGAGCAGGCCCGCGGCATCTATGGCGAGAACAGCCCGATCAGCCAGGATCTCTGGGCCCAGTTCCTGAATTTTCAGGGGCCGGCGCTGCAGAGCATGATGGGCACCTACGTCGAGCAATCGAAGAAGATGTTCCAGCAGATGCAGGATCAGGTCGAGAGCCAGACGCGCAACATGTTTACCGGTTTCCAGTTTCCGGCCTATACACCGCCGACGGCGGAAGACAAGGCAGAAAACGCCGAACCCGACGTCAAGACCCGCACCGACAAATAA
- the rimO gene encoding 30S ribosomal protein S12 methylthiotransferase RimO, with product MTTLKKPDVPRVGFVSLGCPKATVDSEHILTRLRAEGYQISGSYEDADVVVVNTCGFIDAAVEESLDAIGEALAENGKVIVTGCLGAKDGVVMSAHPQVLAVTGPHATEEVMQAVHKHLPKPHDPFIDLVPAQGIRLTPQHYAYLKISEGCNHRCTFCIIPSMRGDLVSRPIHEIMREAETLAESGVKEILVISQDTSAYGVDVKYRTGFWSGKPLKTKLYDLANALGELGIWIRMHYVYPYPSVDDLIPLMAEGKILPYLDVPFQHASPRILKAMKRPANAENVLERVQKWRSICPDLTIRSTFITGFPGETEEDFEQLLQFLDQAQLDRVGAFAYSPVEGATANELADPVPDEVREERRARLMDFQEDISTQRLEAKIGREMTVLVDDVDEEGALARSPGDAPEIDGMVVIPDGDDLAPGDFVRVRITDCDVHDLYAERIEG from the coding sequence ATGACCACCCTCAAAAAACCTGACGTGCCGCGTGTCGGTTTCGTCAGCCTTGGCTGCCCGAAAGCGACAGTCGACTCCGAACACATCCTTACCCGGCTGCGCGCCGAGGGCTATCAGATTTCCGGTAGCTACGAAGACGCAGACGTGGTGGTGGTGAATACCTGCGGCTTCATCGATGCTGCCGTCGAGGAATCGCTCGATGCCATCGGCGAAGCGCTGGCCGAGAATGGCAAGGTAATCGTGACCGGCTGTCTCGGCGCCAAGGACGGGGTGGTCATGTCTGCTCATCCGCAGGTGCTCGCCGTTACCGGTCCGCATGCGACCGAAGAGGTGATGCAGGCAGTGCACAAGCACCTGCCCAAGCCGCACGATCCGTTCATCGATCTCGTGCCCGCGCAGGGCATTCGCCTGACGCCGCAGCATTACGCCTACCTGAAGATTTCCGAAGGCTGCAATCACCGCTGCACCTTCTGCATCATCCCGTCGATGCGCGGCGATCTCGTCAGTCGTCCCATTCACGAGATCATGCGCGAGGCCGAAACGCTGGCCGAGTCTGGCGTCAAGGAGATCCTGGTAATCTCGCAGGACACCTCGGCCTACGGCGTGGACGTCAAGTACCGCACGGGTTTCTGGAGCGGCAAGCCGCTCAAGACCAAGCTGTACGACCTGGCCAATGCACTCGGCGAGCTCGGCATCTGGATCCGGATGCACTACGTCTATCCGTATCCGAGCGTGGATGACCTCATCCCGCTGATGGCCGAGGGCAAGATTCTTCCCTATCTCGACGTGCCTTTTCAGCACGCCAGCCCGCGCATCCTGAAGGCAATGAAGCGTCCGGCAAATGCCGAGAATGTCCTCGAGCGGGTACAGAAGTGGCGCAGCATCTGCCCGGATCTGACCATCCGTTCGACCTTCATCACCGGCTTTCCGGGCGAGACCGAGGAAGATTTCGAGCAACTGCTGCAGTTCCTCGACCAGGCTCAGCTCGACCGCGTCGGTGCGTTCGCCTATTCGCCGGTTGAAGGCGCAACGGCAAACGAGCTGGCCGATCCCGTGCCCGACGAAGTGCGCGAGGAGCGTCGCGCACGCCTGATGGATTTCCAGGAGGACATCTCCACTCAGCGTCTTGAGGCCAAGATCGGTCGCGAAATGACCGTGCTGGTCGACGACGTCGATGAGGAAGGGGCGCTAGCCCGTTCGCCCGGCGATGCGCCGGAGATCGACGGCATGGTGGTGATTCCCGATGGCGACGATCTCGCACCGGGCGACTTTGTCCGCGTCCGGATTACCGACTGCGATGTGCACGACCTGTACGCAGAGCGTATCGAGGGCTGA
- a CDS encoding FAD-binding oxidoreductase: MDEFLSTLAAIVGRDYLLVDGAETAPYLNDWRGRYRGAARAVVRPADTAQVAAVLAACHAAAVPVVPQGGNTGLCGGATPLPDGRSVLLSLSRLNRVRALDPDNNTLCVEAGCKLSAVQAAAHEAGRLFPLSLASEGSCEIGGNLSTNAGGVQVLRYGNMRDLVLGLEVVLPDGQVWDGLRGLRKDNTGYDLKHLFVGAEGTLGVITAATLKLFPAPQARATAWVAVPDPAAAVALLAHMRGGCGDRITAFEIVGRPALDLVLQHIEGARDPLPGSAPWAVLVELSDTLPDAALEDMFERELGAAIEKGLVLDAAVAGSLAQAEALWALRENISEAQRLEGVSIKHDIAVPVSRIPAFLSAAGSRLRAVWPDVRIVAFGHIGDGNLHYNLSKAAAEENASFIARTEEANRVVHDLVAELGGSISAEHGLGQLKREEIRRYKSELELLLMRKIKSALDPAGLMNPGKLL, from the coding sequence ATGGATGAATTTCTGAGTACGCTGGCCGCGATTGTCGGTCGTGACTACCTGCTTGTCGACGGCGCGGAAACGGCTCCGTATCTGAACGACTGGCGCGGCCGCTACCGTGGGGCTGCGCGCGCGGTTGTGCGTCCGGCCGACACTGCTCAGGTCGCCGCCGTGCTGGCAGCCTGCCATGCGGCTGCTGTGCCGGTCGTGCCGCAGGGCGGCAATACCGGTCTTTGCGGTGGCGCGACCCCACTGCCGGACGGGCGCTCGGTGCTGCTCAGCCTGTCGCGGCTCAATCGCGTTCGTGCGCTGGATCCGGACAACAATACCTTGTGCGTCGAGGCTGGCTGCAAGCTCTCTGCGGTGCAGGCGGCGGCGCACGAGGCCGGGCGCCTTTTCCCGCTTTCGCTTGCCTCCGAGGGAAGTTGCGAGATCGGCGGCAACCTCTCGACCAATGCAGGTGGGGTTCAGGTGCTGCGCTACGGCAACATGCGCGACCTCGTGCTCGGGCTCGAGGTGGTGCTGCCGGATGGCCAGGTGTGGGACGGCTTGCGTGGCTTGCGCAAAGACAACACGGGCTACGATCTGAAGCATCTGTTCGTGGGGGCGGAGGGCACGCTCGGGGTGATCACCGCTGCGACGCTCAAGCTCTTTCCGGCACCGCAGGCGCGCGCGACCGCCTGGGTTGCCGTGCCCGATCCTGCTGCGGCCGTTGCGCTGCTCGCGCATATGCGTGGCGGCTGCGGTGATCGCATCACCGCGTTCGAAATCGTCGGTCGTCCGGCGCTGGATCTCGTTCTTCAGCACATCGAGGGGGCGCGTGATCCGCTCCCCGGGTCGGCGCCATGGGCGGTGCTGGTGGAGCTCTCGGACACGCTGCCCGACGCCGCACTTGAAGACATGTTCGAGCGCGAACTCGGCGCCGCCATCGAAAAGGGCCTGGTGCTTGATGCGGCGGTCGCAGGCAGTCTGGCGCAGGCCGAGGCGTTGTGGGCCTTGCGCGAGAACATCTCCGAGGCGCAGCGCCTGGAAGGGGTCAGCATCAAGCATGACATTGCTGTGCCCGTCAGCCGTATCCCGGCGTTCCTGAGCGCTGCCGGGAGCCGCCTGAGGGCTGTCTGGCCCGATGTGCGCATCGTTGCGTTTGGTCATATCGGCGACGGCAATCTGCATTACAACCTGTCCAAGGCCGCGGCCGAAGAAAACGCCTCCTTCATCGCCAGAACGGAGGAGGCGAACCGGGTGGTTCATGATCTTGTGGCAGAACTTGGTGGCTCGATTTCGGCTGAGCACGGTCTCGGCCAGCTCAAGCGCGAGGAGATTCGCCGCTACAAGAGTGAGCTCGAGTTGCTGCTCATGCGCAAGATCAAATCGGCGCTGGATCCGGCTGGTTTGATGAACCCCGGCAAGCTTCTGTGA